ACGTTGGCCACGGGACCGAAGTCAACCTCGCACTCGTGCACTACACGCGTGCCTTCGCCGTCGGGAGCGAGCCGAAACCACCACTGGATGCGCCGAGGCTTGGGCGGGACCGACGGCATCGACGTCCACGACACGACCGTTGGCGGGTCGTACTCGACGACCTCTGACGCTGCCGTCATCTTCGTCGTTCTACCCATCACGCGGATTTCCTCGTCGGCTTCGAACTTCGTACCCCTGCCGACAGGCCCATCGCCGACCTGCCTCAGACTCTTCACCTCGCTGCTGCCGGACAACTCTGCGTGTCCCTTGATATCGCCCACGATAGCAAAGACGGCCTCGGGGCGGGCGTTCACTGTCAGTTCCTCGCTGTTGTGGAACCCGAGCATCTCTCGACTCCTCCAATTGCGATCCTGGCGATCGTTGGTAGTAGCAGACCGAGCGTCGTCCCGCGTGAAACACGACGGGCAGTGGCTGTCGGCTTTGCAGCGGTGCCACGGGTTTCGAGAAGGCGGGCGAACACGGTGGGCCACTGACCGGCGCAACGCCAGGTCATTACACAGGAGGCCCAGCCCGATGCACCAGCCGGGGCCATCCTCCTTTTCGGCGACAGCGCCCCAGCCGCCGTCCCGGCTGCTCCTCTACAACCGGGTCGCCCGTGGACCGGCTTCGCGCGAGCCCTGCGAGTTCGGGCGCGATCGGGGTGGCTTGGTGCGGGTCGTCCCAACAGGACGCCTGACCGACGAGGCAACCGAGCTGGTCGCCCGCGCGGCTGATCGTCGAAGGTCAGAGCGGGCGGCCGAGGAATGCCGCGAGCCGGTCCTCGGCTGAGGCATCGGGCGGGCAGCTACCCTCCGCGCCAAACACACCAGCGACTCGAACCTGCTCGGCGGGCATCACTTGTGCGGTCGCGTTGGCGGCCTCGGTGACGTCGGCGTCGAAGTCGATCCGCTGTCCGCTCGCCCGCGCGACGTCCCATCCGTGCTGGAACAGCTCGAGCGTCGCGAACCCTGCACCAATGGCGCCAGGGACCTCGCCGAAGGGCATCGTCCAGGTCCGGTCGAGGACGTTCGGCTGCGCCAGGGTGTCGCGCAGCACGGCGGCCCGTCTCTCGTACGACCCGCCCGGATCGTCGCCGACGTTGTCGTTGGCAAAGATCGATCCGTTGAACGGCTTGGTCCGCGCAGCGTCGTCGAACATCTCGACCACGCCGATCGTGTGGCTGAGCAGGGCGCGGGTGTCCCACTCGACGCACGGGGTTGACCCCGACAGCTGATCGGGTGTGACGCCGGCAACGATCCGCCCGGTCTGGTCGACGGCCTTGCGAAGCACGCTGATGGGATCCATGGCGCGGTTCTACACCTCCGCGACCGGATCTGTCTCGGCCGTCGCTGACTACGAGAGCCCGCTCAGGTTCGACGCGGAGGCCGCAACCCGACGATCATGAGACCCGTCGTATTCCCGCTCCGAGCCGTCGGACGACACTTGGCTGCGGTCGGGCGCGCACGGTTCCCGTTCAGCGTGGCTGATCGGAAGGTCGGAAGGGCGACTTCTACGCGTCCGACCTCGTCGCGGGCGACGCCAACGGCAAGGCCGACATCTTCGTGCGCGACCTCGTCGGCGCCACGACCACCCGCGCCAGCGTCGACAAGGCTGGCGGCGACTCCGACTCGTTCAGTCGTGAGCCGGCGATCACGGCCGACGGCAGGGCGGTTGCCTTCGAGTCGTTCGCCACCGACCTCGTGGGGGGCGATGGCAACAACACGGTGGACATCTTCTTGAGGCCATTGGCGCAGTAGCTGCTCATAGTCAACGGCCTGGGCGTTCCACCGC
The window above is part of the Actinomycetota bacterium genome. Proteins encoded here:
- a CDS encoding TIGR03086 family protein; translation: MDPISVLRKAVDQTGRIVAGVTPDQLSGSTPCVEWDTRALLSHTIGVVEMFDDAARTKPFNGSIFANDNVGDDPGGSYERRAAVLRDTLAQPNVLDRTWTMPFGEVPGAIGAGFATLELFQHGWDVARASGQRIDFDADVTEAANATAQVMPAEQVRVAGVFGAEGSCPPDASAEDRLAAFLGRPL